The genomic region ATCCACACTGCCTTGAGCCCCTAAAACTGAGTTTCCCCCAACTCATATGAGTCTTGCcaggaaacaaaaacacaaggCTCAGTGACCCCCAGTGGTCCCTGGGAGTTTTCGGAGCCTGGGCTGGGTGCTGGGCTGGGTGTTCTGGGTAGTGCCCAGCTCAGCTGGGCAGGGCTGCAGGGACGTGGCGTGAGGGCATGTGGGATCACCCTGTCCCAATGGATTAGGAATAGGGGGGACCTCTCCTGGCAATCTCAGCCAGTCAGTTCAGTGCCATGGTCTGAAACTGCTCAGGGGTAACCTCTGGTTCGCCCGCAGATGCCCGGAAATcctcagtgccagggatcgaacctgggttggatgctgACTCACAGCAGACCTTCTGAGGGCGCCTGGGCTCCTGCTCTTTCCTTCGGGCTCAGGGGCTTGTGTTGGTGGGGCCTGGGTCCACTGGGGGTGAGGAATGCACAAGGGTTCACCCCTGGCAGCACCCTCAGCCTAGGAGGCTCCTTTGGCTGACAAACTGCAGGTGCTCCCCGGCCCCCAGACTCCATGTCCGGAACCAGGATGGTGAGAGCAGGAAGGAGCCCAGAGCCCTCTGTGAGGCGCCTAGAGAGTCAGGTCATGGTGACCCAGTGTCAGGAGGTGGCAAGATGTGGCATGCTGGCATCGAAGCCCATGGAACATTCTGGAGAAGAACGTAGCGGGTAGACCATAGAGGACCATAGGGGTAGTGGCAATGAGTGTGGCTGGGCACTTTCCAGGTGCAGGTGGCCTCCCTCCCATCCTGGGGTGGCAGCGGTGGCATCTGGGCATTTCTGAGGCAGGCGCCACCGAGATAGGCCCAATAATGAGTCTAGGGAAGGGAATGAAGTCGCTCATCGagattcgtgtgtgtgtgtgtgtgtgtgtgtgtgtgtgtgtgtttccagaagccAGAGTCCCTTTCTTAGAGCTGAGCCGCTGTCGCTGGTCCCCATGGAACCCCCCTTTTGGCCCCTTCGCAGGCTGATGTCTATGGGCTGGCCAAGAAGAGCCAGCTGACGGAGCGCCAGGTGCAGCAATGGTTCCGAAGCCGGCGGAACCTGGACCGGCCGTGCAGAATGCAGAAGTTCCAGGAGGCCTGGTGAGAAGGGCCCTGGGGACCCCCGGAGAAGGGCCAAGAGTGCCTGTGTGGGGCAGCCCTGCTCGCTTCCCGAGCACTGTGCTGCGGGTAGTCCCAGACCTGGGCCAGGTGTGACCCGGAAACAAACCAAAGAGAAGCCTCAAGGCCCTTGAAAAGCTGACCAGGCAGGAAAAGAAAACATGCATCAAGTGGGGGGGGCAGGGAGGCTGAGCCCCAGAGTCTGTGGGGCTACCCCCGCTGAGATTCTACCGACCGGCATAGGGGGTCCTTGGCTGCCTGCCCTGGGGTCCCTCCAGTAGTTCTTGGCTCCAGACACCCTCAGGATCACAACTAGGGAGACTCTTGGTCTCAGCTGCACCCCAAAATGCAGCGCATGTGAGGCCAGCtgcactctctttctttctgcccCCTAGCCCATCATCTCCCATGTCTGACGCCCATGGGTGTTTGTGGATCTTTCTGAGGATCACCCGTGACTTGTGATTTTCTCTTGGTGACAGTCATGGCTGTCAGGGATGTTTCTTGGAGTCAGAAGCCCCCAGTACCTCCCCGGCTCAGAATCCGGGAGGTGGGGGTAGGGGTGTGTCGCATTCATCATTCATTATAAAGTCCTAGTATTGCATGGATGGACGGTGAGGCCTATCTCGGCGCGTCCTGGCACCTGCAGCCCTTACAGCCTGttgggtctgtaggtatcagggcgatggcgaggaaatgacccacagcaatcagatgaagttttaggagccatccagctttattaaagccctaaccgccatgtgtgGCTTGTAAGCTGAGCTTTATCCAGCAGCCTCCATCAGCTGCCCTGCATCCCTCCAGCGTCTCCTCCTCTCTGCCTTCTGTGCCTTCCTTTCCGCTGCTTCCCTTGCTGAGTCTCTCCTTCGCCCCTCCCTCCCCCAGCCACTTTCAttaccatccaggtaagattagcatttgggtgtctggcgaggtggcactagaggtttggtgtctgccttgccagcgctagcctaggacgaacagcggttcgatccccggcgtcccatatggtcccccaaaccgggagcaacttctgagcgcatagccaggaggaacccctgagcatcaccgggtatagccccccaccccccgaaaacacacacacacacacacacacacaaagactagTATTTGGCTTTGGGGAGAGGTAACGGGATGGAGGTGGCCCTCAGGGGCCTGTCTGCACGTATCTGTGGAGTGCTCTTCACCACGGTGCTCTGCCGCCCAGGCTTCCATCTCTGAGGCACAgacttctctctcctccttggCTGCTGGACTACGTTGAGCGGTGTTCGGGGCTCTCTCTCCCCGCCTTGTCCTGGAGTTGTTTCTGGTGCAGAGACCAAACTGGGTCCTTTAGGCCTTGAAGCCATCTCGGCAGCCCAGCAACTGTACTGTTGCTTCAGTGATTGTTAGATACAGTAGCAGCGTCACAGCCATAAACATCGCCACCACCATCAACACCCCGCCACGTCACCATCACAGCCATCATTCTCATCACCAACACCACCATGGCACtgtcaccatcaccaccaccattgcCATCACCAACACcgtcaccaccatcaccaccatcatcatcaccaACACCACTACCACCAACACAACCATCACAACCAttgtcaccaccaccaccaccaccaccaccactgtcatCGCCGCCAGctcccactcctggcaggcccatggGGACTTCCTCACGCAGCATCCTTGCCCCCTGCATGGGCGTTGACGTGTGGTTCCCACTCACAGTTGAAGGTGCCAGGGCCTAGAAGCCTCCCCCAGCCTGGATGGCAGAGAGCctggaaggaaggagggcaggaCGGGGCGGGCCGTCTGTCCATCGCACCATCACCGGCACTGACTCTTCCCTGTCTCCACAGCTGGCGGTTCACCTTCTACTTCCTGCTCACCATTGCTGGCGTTGTGTTTCTCTACGACGTGAGTGGCTTTCCCTCTCGGGGTTCACCCTCACCCCCTCTCGTTTCAGGATGGGCTTCCCCAGAGTCTGGAAACCTTCTGCCAACTTTCGCATGTGCTGAGTCAGCTAAtggctttttggtttgggggccacaccagacagtgctcaggggtccctcagGAGGGGGCTTTGAGGCCTCGGAGTTGAGCCGGAACCTCCTGCGTGTCCACAGCAAGTGCCTTTCCCCCGTCCTGTCCTGCAACATtagtctttctgtttgtttgtttgcttgggggccacccccaccagtgctcagaggttattcctggttctatactctggggtcattcctgatggtgcttggggcaaCCCTAAagaattctgggaattgaactcggaTCAGTGATGTAGCAGGCAAAAACCCTCCCTACTGTGCCTTACTCTGTCCCCTGAAAATTTAAGTCTTCAAGCAGACTCCAACCCACTTTCATGCCTGCGCCCTAAGCTGACCTACTGCTGACTGCCCACCTTGGGACCCATGCACAGGGCTGTATAGGACAGATAGTAGAGGAGCctggcactggccttgcatgtggccaccctaGTTCCACCCCCAGTACTACATAGAGTTCcagataccaccaggagtgacccctgatcacagagcctggAATTGCTGCTGAGTTCTAATATGGGCCCCCAAATCCACACCAATTTtaaaatcaaaggaaataaaattgccCATCAGAAATCAGATCtggtggggcaggagcaatagagagcacagcagggagtgtGCTGGCGTTGCACAGAGTCAACTTGGGTTCAGttcctcatagggtcccctgagcaatgtcaaggagtgattcctgagtgcagagccaggggtaatctctgagtgctgcagggtgaggcacaaaagcaaaagaaaaaaaaaaggaaggaagaaagaagaaaggagggagggaggaaggagttaAAGATGGAAGGGAGGTATGGGAGGtatgtaggaaggaaggagggaaggaaggtatgtaggaaaagaggagggaaggaaggaaggaaggaaggaaggatgaatggagagagaggaaggagaaagggaaggagggaggaagaaaagaaggaaggcgACCTCTCTCTGCCTCCTTCCTTCTTGGTGGAGCATTTACCTAACACTGAGAGCTTTTCCTCCCAGACTCACTCTCAGAAGTAGTAGTGTTACCCttgccagggtgtggcccagcacAGTGGACGTTACCTGgcatgtgtgtgtgcagagcTGCCAGAATTGGGGGCACCTTGGGTGTCTTGTCCGGGAGCAGGTGGCCTGTCTGCAGGGGAGAGGCAGGTGGAGACCTGGGCGTAAGAACAGGGGGTCTGTCCGCATCTTTACCACTGTTCCAAGACCCTTTTCTTGTGCTCGTTCCTGCAGAAACCGTGGGTGTACGACCTGTGGGAGATGTGGAATGGCTACCCCCGCCAGGTGAGTGCCAGGCCCTCCAAGAGCTCCCCAGTTCTGTCAATCTCTGCCCTTAAGCTGTCCAGCCCCCCCTCCCTCTTCGCCTTCTTCTGCCATCCAGCCCATCTGGTTCCTCCTGTTGGCTGGGCCGCGCCTCTGTCTCATGAATACTTGGACACGAGGACAGTGGATCTTGGTGCTATGTTGGTTAATGAAGGGGAACTGGGGCACCCTCGAATACCCCGAGCACCATCCCCTCTCCCCTCTGCTTTGCTTTCTCTCACTTGGAAGGCACAGTTCAGTTTCTTGCCTTGGTTCTTGCCTTCTGTTCACCATTCAGTTCTGAGAGATCTCATCCTTGTGGAAATACCCCCTGTTGGTTCGGATCCGCACCCCTGGACCCGCAGCATCTGAAACTGTGGAGCGTCCTTGCCTCTTTCCCCAAAGTTCCTGGGAGGATCCATTTTCTCTGAATCgcctatatttttgttgttgttattgtttttgttttggggtcacacctggcagtgctcaggggttactcctggctctgcattcagaaattactcctggcaggctcgggggaccatatgagatgctgggatttgaaccactgtctgtccgtcctagataggctgcatgcaaggcaaatgcctcactgccCCACCACTctgcgatctctccagccccaggggtgGGTTTTTATGCCCTCCCCCAAATCTTCTACATTGCCTTGGTGTTAAGTGAGATGCATTTCCCAGTGTTTCTggagacttttatttatttatttatttatttatttatttatttatttattatttttgggtttgggggctatacctggcagcactcagggattcctcctggctctgtgctcagaaatcgctcctggcaggctcgggggaccatatgggaggccgggattcgtaCCAccatccaccctgggtcagctttgtgtaaggcaaatgccctactactgtgctatctctccggcacctctGAGTCTCCTGCCTGAGGATCACTGTCTTCCAATACAGGATTGCATTATTTGGGGGCCTCAGCAGTGTCATTAAGAAAGAAATCTGTGCTCaagagcagagagggcatttgccctacatgcaAGCTACCGGGCCTCAGGAAAATAGCCTctaccttccacagacccttgcttttatacatgagAATCAGACACCACCTAGGGTGTCAGGCCAcacacaccctagggtagggcacaatcaccgatcagggtaggatcagtaacataataatcccatggaaatgttcacatacacaacacataggatcctctgaacctgccaggaggaatttctgagcacagagccaggaatagccctgagcccccaaaacctgaaaacaaataaacaacaaaattcgTCCTCAGTCGTGCCTGCTGCATTAACTTTGAGGCAGAGCACTCGGCATTGTTTGAGAACCCttctgagagagaggagagagagagaagagagcgagagaaagagagaggagacagagaggggacagaaagagagaggagatagatagatagatagatagatagatagatagatagatagatagatagatagatatagattgatagatagattaaagatagatagatagagacagatagatagatgattaatAGATAGATCGattatagatagagatagatagatgataaatagatagattagatagatagatagatagatagatagatagatagatagatagatagatagatagatagatagatagatagatggatggatggatggatggatggatggatggatggatggatggatggatggatggatggatagatagatgatagatagatagatagatagatcgataGATCGATCAGACCTTTGAGCTGACCTGTGACACTGCTCCTGTCTGCCCAGGCCTTGCTCCCCTCCCAATACTGGTACTACGTCCTGGAGATGAGCTTCTACTGGTCTCTCTTGTTCAGGCTCGGCAGAGATGTCAAGAGGAAGGTACGTATCTTGGCTGCAAAGCGCCTTTATCCCACCGTCTCCCGAAAATTCCCATAACCCCAGTTCTCGATGGTGGCATCAGGGCAGGTCTTGCCCATGCTGTGGCATCCAAGTGTCTGTCTTAGCACGTGGCTGGGCGCCCTGGGTAGGATCTCTGGTGAGACTGATAGTTGAACATGGTGCAAGAAACCACTCTTGTTGCTGAGTtatagtgtgtgtttgtgtttgatttttttcttggttatggggccacacctggcagtgctccggaatcactcctgacaggtttgaggaaccgtatgggatgttggaattgaatcaagggtgtgtgtgtgtgtgtgtgtgtgtgtgtacacaatgGCAGTCACCTCAGTGCTGGCTCTCTGCTCCTGTTTTTAAGTCCtgcacagctgacctggcttcacccatgacccccatccccacccccgaGTCTCTGCTCCACTGTAGCCATGCCCCCTTAGCCGTGATGGACCCACCCTAGGGTCTCTCTTGCCCTTCACGCTGAGTTAGGCTGCGACAGCTCTGGTTTCCCAGAGCCATGCCGTTTATTTTGTcgtttccttttgtttatgtttttgtatttttggcttttgggtcacactcggcagtgctcaggggttatttctggctctgcacttagaaatcactcctggtgggctcagggaataatatgggatgccgggattcgaaccaccgtccttccaggttggcagcgtgcgaggcaaacacctactgctatgctatctctccggccctgctgtTCCCTTTTGGAACCAGCTGGGAAGTAAACTCACAGGGCCTGTGTGTCTGTGGGGTGCATGTGTGCGTGTGTTTGTGCATTCGTCCAGCGGGACGCTGGCCACCAAGGAGACCACCTGGCTTGTCAGGCCTTCGCCATCTGCCCGGTGCTGCTTCAGCTGTTCCTTCCCTCAGCTGAAAGTGTGCGCACCTTGCCAGCCAAGAGAGTTTGGGGGCCAGTCACTGGCGCTGTCCTCTGGGCACAGTCCCTGCGCTGACCGCTGATCACACGTGCCCTATAGGATTTCCTGGCACACGTCATCCACCACCTGGCCGCCATTAGCCTGATGAGCTTCTCGTGGTGTGCAAACTACATCCGCAGCGGCACCCTCGTTATGATCGTGCATGATGTGGCCGACGTCTGGCTGGAGGTGAGCAGGGACGGGAGGCAGCACCTCCATCCACAGCGCTGGGTCCCCCAGCCCCTCAGGAGGCAAGGTCGGAGGGGAAGGAAGCCATGTCCATCCTTCCAGGGCTCCCAAGGGGACAGTCCCAGCAGCTCAGGGATgctccctggtggtgctccaggtcCTCAGTGCCAGACACTGGACCCCAGTTGGTTGATACCAGTCAGTTGCCTTACGCCTGTACCATTTCTCCTGTCCCAAATGCTacattttgtggggccagagagatagcacagtggtaggacatttgccttgcactgggccgacctgggacggacctgggtttaatcctcagcatcccatatgatcccccgattgccaggcgcgatttctgagtgcagagcctggaggaactcctgagcagcggcagtgctgggtgtgaccccaaaactgaaacaaaactgaaaatgcaAATGCTACATGTTTTGGTAGGGGAGCACACTCGACAGTATTtaggggctctgtgctcaggggtcattcctggccatgcttgAAGGACcctacagggtgccagggatccaatgtaggtcggccttgtgcaaggcaagcaccctccccgctgtgctatctctctggtccctaatatatatgtttttatgagATTTATTGCGTTTGGGTTCTGCGCCTTCACTATCTTGTACGCTAATGCCAGCGCAGAATCCCCACTGCAGTGTGAACCTCGAGGAAGGAGATTGTGTGTTTTGGGAAGTTTCCAGAGACAGGGACATGGAACCACACAGCATGGGAGGAACCAGGGCAGCAGTGGGTGGGGGCTGTTGGTTTCCCATGTGCTGCAAGCCTCCATGTGGCCCTGAACTTAGAGCCAAACTTCCCAGCACCTCCAGCCCCTCACTCAACAGTGCTCGCTCCCACTGTATCTGGGGGTCTGGGGCTGTCTTTGCCCCAGTGATCAGTGTGAGGTGCTGCCCAGAGGAGTGGGTGCCCATGCTGGGGTGGGGTCTCTACAGGCTGGGCCAAGGGGAGCTCGAGGTGACAGGCTGGAATCTGAAGGTTTTCAGAATTCCCACCTCATTCAAGATGGAGGACTTTCACCCCAAGGCTCCCTGGCCTCACCGCCCTTTCCATGCAGCAAGGGCCACGCCTGTGACACTGAGTGTCCTGTGCTCTCTAGGGCATGACACCCCCCAGGGGCAGCTCTGCACAGATGCAAGGATTCCCCTCtccagggcccgagagatagcacagccatagggagtttgccggttcaatccctggcatcccataagggaTTCAGCCCCACAATCATATAGAGCGCAGAGAATTGAAGACAGATTGATGGGGCTGAATTTCCATCAGGTTGGGTCGCCATCTTCTTGCTCACAGAGTACTGGTGAACTCAGATCTGTGGCCACACGAGGTCTCTATCCTGGACGATTCTTTTGGTTAGGGCAAGAGCCCCTTGGGGtgggcggttgccttgcacatggcaggccCAGGTTAGATCCCACTGAGCCTTACCgggggtgacccctgagtgcagagctgggagtgagcCCCAGCCCTGCCCCACACCCACGgtgccctggccttccacagtcGGCGAAGATGTTCTCCTACGCGGGCTGGAAGCAGACATGCAACGTgctcttcttcatcttttctgcCGTCTTCTTCCTCAGCCGCCTTGTGGTCTTCCCTTTCTGGTGAGTGGGGGCTGAGGACCGGGAAGCctttggggaaactgaggcaaacCAGGACGGGAGCATGGAGGTGGGGGCAGGAGCCAGCCATAAAAGGGGGTATGGGTGCCCCTGTAAACCCACCACACAGCTCTCAGGAGTCAGGGAGCCTCTTATCCTTCAGAGAGAGGGCGAGCCTCTTTGTCGGCCACAGGAGGGGGGACGGTGCTGCTTCTTGAGGGGAAATGTTGGGGCTCAGCAGGAGCCCCCTTGGCCCACCCGGTCCCTGGAATTGGTCTTTCCACTTGGGCTTACTAAGGAGGCAAGTGTCATGCCGAAGTGGTTGCTGTGAGCCCGGAGGAGACTGGGGGGTCACTCAGGTGTTGAGGCCCAGTGCTCATGTGTCTGGGAGCTTGAGTGGGAGCATTCCAACAGCATGTGCGGGAGCATGTCTAGAGCGTGTCTGCTGCGTGTGCAGGGTGTGTCCAAGCATATGGGTGTGCGGCTCTGTGTTGCGTGTACACGCGTTACCGTGTGTGGCCGCGCCTGTGGGGTGTGCAGCGTGTGAGGGAGGCGTGGCCCTGTGCAGGAGTGTGTGTCAGCGTGACGAGTGTGGCCGTGTGCGGGGCGCGTGGCCTCCCCGGGCGTGGACGTGAGCTGCCGTCCTCCGCAGGCTCCTGCACTCGACGCTGATCGTGCCCCTCTACTACCTTCGGCCCTTCTTCTCCTACATCTTCCTCAACCTGCAGCTGCTGCTTCTGCAGATGTTGCATCTCTACTGGGGCTACTTCATCCTCAGGATGCTCAAACGCTGTATCTTCATGAAGGTGAGGGGGGGCTCGGCCAGCAGAGGGAGACGGGGAGGGGCATGGATGTATAGAGGAGGCGGGAAGGGCCTGAGCGTCTTGCGTCTCGGCAGCTGTAATGGGGACAAAATCCTTCCCGAGAAGAAAGCCTGTAACGGAATACTATTGAAAAAAATGATCtccacacacaagtatgtgggatcaacacatcttctggcaggagtgcgacaagtttaatctttaagcagggggTTTTATAAGGTTTTATAAAGCCAGTTGTAGGTACAGGGACGAAAGTTTAccatcacaaagcaaagtttcaCGGTAGACAATGCTTAAGCTATGGGCCTGAGCCGTAAGAAGTCTGAGTTACGAAAGGGAAGGTCACAGCCCAAGGCAGCTCTTTGCGAgctaacttcaaatgcaaaataaggtatattaagaaatagaaaaataatctagGAACATGGTCTTTGCTGGGAtgagctctattgttttagaggtcaagtgaaagaaagcAAAATCCAGTAAGGTGTAGTTCCCCTTTTCTGGGAAGACTCAGTAGCCCAGCATCTGCATTCTGGCTTTGCCCTTGACTATCAGacactgaggctgcaaggacgtatttgaaaaagaaaaaaattttgtcttttgatGTTAGTGCTAAATGTTATCCAAAAAAGCGGTTCTCTTAGGAATCTTTGGTGtgggatttctgaaaagaattagATGGAGGCCaatttttgcctgagattttacaaaggagcgatagccaaataatgacataaaatgtaataccaagcatggacttatctctttgggaatttctcaactatccacgcaggggaaggggcatccacagcgggcctttggaggaaccccgtggggctatttcagctctccacaccagggaaatctagggatacatctggtgtgctgagttcccctaaaatggagatgTTTATGCATGTCCTGGCACTCAGTCCATGCTGCTCCCCCCAGCTTTCCCCCATACACACAGTGGCATGGCGAGTGACGGCTGCATGCCTCAGTTTCTTTTCCTCATCAGACCATTCTTTAttacagtcttttttgttttgttttgtttttttggggccacacttgtttgatgctcaggggttactccttgctatgagctcagaaatcgctcctggcttggggggaccatatgggacaccaggagatcgaactgcggtccttccttggctagcgcttgcaaggcagacaccttacctcgagcgctacctcactggccccagaccATTTGCTCTCTGTTCAAAGTGACCACTCAACCCGCCacctccacccccccacccccgccccctGCAGTCCCTCCACTTTCAGGCTTTTAGGCCCACTGAGGTTTGTCCACCAGGCTTCGAGACTGGAGGTTTGAATACTGGGGTCTCTGAGAGAGCTGCACCCCGAAACAGGGCCTCTGGGGAGCTCAGtccatgcattcattcattctcttctTTGCACAGAGCTTGCAGGACGTGAGAAGTGATGATGAGAATGACGAgaatgatgatgaggaggaggaagaggaggaagaggaagaggaggaagcagTCAAGGGAGAAACTGCCAACAGCAGAAAGAGAGACTGCTTGAAGAATGGCCTGGGGGCCAGCAGGGACATTATACCTAACGGCCAGCAGGATCACTAGCCTGAGATTCTGGGTCCGAGTGCTGCCGAGAACTGTTGGTGGAGGGAAGGATGTACCCCTCAGCCCTTCCTGTGTGCCTGCCGCACCCCCAAACAGCTGGGTCCTGCCCATCCCCATCCCACTTggaccccccccccttccccatcCCTCCCATACGTATTTAATGAAACTCTGTGTTCTAATGTTAAATATTAGCCTGGCTGAGATCTGACCGCTGATTCTGGGGTTATCTCACCAGCCATCCCTGCCCAGGTGGTACCCCACTTTAAGAAGCAGCCACAAGGTGCAAATCAAAGACACAGAGGGGTTTGCAGGGCCCTGGCTGGCTGCCTCGGAGATCGGTCTTCTCGACTTTGCAGCCAAGCTTCCTCTCTCTGCGAGGCTGATCCTGGCCCCATCCTGGGGCGAGCGGGAGAGAGAGCTTGGGGAACCCGCCTCGTTCTTTCTTGGGAATCTGGCTCTGTCTGGTTGAGAGAGAGAACGTGTGTGTCAGGCCCAAAAGACCCCGCAGTCCACTCAGAAATGCAGTTTCCAGTGGCACCGTGAGGCTGCCCAGACTCTTGCCAGCTCAAGCTGGCAGCCTGAATATCCTTCCTGCCCCTAGTCTGAGGGCCATGTGGGCTCTCGAAGAAGGGCCCCATTTTCCACCACTTTCTCTCAGGGATGCTTCTTGCTTCTGAGTTCTCACAGGTGCCTCGCAGTGAATTCTCCAGCCATGAGCAGGTCCCGCAG from Suncus etruscus isolate mSunEtr1 chromosome 11, mSunEtr1.pri.cur, whole genome shotgun sequence harbors:
- the CERS3 gene encoding ceramide synthase 3 translates to MFHTFKEWFWLERFWLPPTIKWSDLEDHDGVTFAKPSHLYITIPYAFVLLIIRHFFEKFIAVPLARTLGIKERRRTIASHAALESFFCHRSRRPNAADVYGLAKKSQLTERQVQQWFRSRRNLDRPCRMQKFQEACWRFTFYFLLTIAGVVFLYDKPWVYDLWEMWNGYPRQALLPSQYWYYVLEMSFYWSLLFRLGRDVKRKDFLAHVIHHLAAISLMSFSWCANYIRSGTLVMIVHDVADVWLESAKMFSYAGWKQTCNVLFFIFSAVFFLSRLVVFPFWLLHSTLIVPLYYLRPFFSYIFLNLQLLLLQMLHLYWGYFILRMLKRCIFMKSLQDVRSDDENDENDDEEEEEEEEEEEEAVKGETANSRKRDCLKNGLGASRDIIPNGQQDH